In the genome of Candidatus Latescibacterota bacterium, the window TAGTAATACTAAGGCTTTCCTCATTATCTTATTCCCCCCAGCGTTAAGAGAATAGTCCAATTGAATTATATTACTCGGATGTTAAAGAAGAGAAAGAGATGTGGAGCCTTACCTTCGAATCGCAGAGATGCTCACCTCCTCGGATATCGATCCGAACAGCTGACGAAGGGTACCCTCCCGTTTGAGTTTTGGACCTGTGTCGAGTAAGCCTGATCCTCCAACGCGGTCGGCGTGGGTGAAACCCTTCTACTGGTAAGGCTACCCGGACGGGTAGACCTCAATCCTTTCCGAGACTGTTAATAATGTAACATGTGAAATTGGAAAAGTCAAGAGGCAAGTACTTTATAAAATGATCCAGGTTGCCGAAACCAGCCCGCAAATATCCACGACATGCCACTATGGCATCCATCGCTATCTTATAAAACCGGAGGCAGTGGCCTGTATCATTGTTCACCGGAGATCAGCGAATAATCACAGAACAGCCCGAAAGCAGAATGTAGACATTTCAACAACCCGATCCTGTTCTCCCTCGTCTTGCTGTCCTCACAGTTGATCAGAACCTTGTCGAAAAATATATTGATCGCGGGGACCAGACCGGCAAGTATTTTTATTGAAGACCTTCCCTCACGCGGAAGGTCAAGGCAAAGAAGTCTTGATCCGGCCTCTGAGGCAGAGGCAAAAAGTCCGGTCTCGGATTTCTCGGTGAATAACGACTGGGAGAATCCACAACCATCACCCTTACCTTCAGAGAGACAGCGCAGGGCCTTTAACCCCGATTCGAACGTGATCTTCTCCCTCATTTTTTTGGGGATGATATTCGTCACCCTCTTCATGGCAAGGATGAAATCCCCAAGTGAACCATCATTCCGCATCTCCTGAAGTTTTCCTATCATATCACGAGCAGCAAACGGAATAGTCCATGGAGACATCATGATAGAGGATACTATGTCATGATCAAAATCCTGACTGCGAAGCATAGTGATGAATCGCTGGGAAAACAACTCCTTCACCTCACCTGTCACCTTTTCAGGATCGAAGTCGTCCGGGACCAGTCCGAGATCGGAAAACTCCTTACAGCTTCTGGATATCGCCTCTGGAAGATCTATTTCAAGTTTTCTCTCGATAGCAATCCGGAGAATGCTTATTGCGTGCCTTCTGAGCGCGTATGGATCCTGATTGCCGGTCGGACCGAGACCCTGGATCCAGCAACCCATTATCGTATCAAATCTGTCAGCAAGGGACAGGACCGTTCCAGCCTCTCCCTCGGGAAGCCTGTCTCCGGAATATTTTGGAAAGTAGTGCTCGTATATCGCCATGGATACTTCCTCAGCCTCACCGGATATCCGTGAATATTCACGTCCTATGTATCCCTGGAGCAGAGTGAATTCCTTTCCATCCTTTACCATCTCACTTGCAAGATCAGCCTTCAGCAACGCAGCTGCGCGAGCGATATTTTCCTTATGCTCACCCTTCGATTGCCCTGAGGTGGAACCGAGCCATCCGGACAGCCTTTCGATCCGCTCCGACTTCTGTTCGAGAGTGCCCAACCCTTCCAGCCACACTATGTCGGCAAGCTTTGCGGCCATCTCCTCGATCGGATGTGAAGTGTCTTCCATGAAGTAGAACCGTGCGTCCGCGAGTCTCGCCTGCAATACTCGCTCATACCCTCTTGTTATCTTCTGTTTGTTCTTACGTGCACCGTCAGCAAATGCGACAAAGGAAGGTAGCAGGTCGCCATTTTCGTCCTCTATTGAAAAATATCTCTGGTGACTCTTCAGCGCCGTCACGATGACCTCTCTGGGCAATCCCAGAAACGATGGATCGAACGAGCCAGACATGACTACTGGAGACTCGATCAGGTTTGCAACCATCCCACTGAGGCTTTCATCCTGCACAAGCCTCCCTCCCGCTCCGGATGCAGTTTTACCCGCCATCTTCGAGACGCGTCTCTTCCTCTCTTCATGATCGAGAATAATCCCGTTCTTCTTCAAGAATTCAAAATATTCCGAAATTCCGCCTATTTTCGTGAATTCTTCAAAATAAGGTGATAACCGTGTCGAAGATGATGATGAGACCGAACCGATTTTGAACGGCAGGACCTTCCCTCCATGGAATGCCAGTATCCACCGTACGGGCCTGGCGAAAAGGAAGTTGCTATCATCCCACTTCATGACCTTGGGGAAACGGATGCCGGATATCCATTCCGGAATATTATCGATCAATACCTCTTTTGTAGTTTTCCCCTTGATCTTTTTGACAACGGCTAGATACTCGCCCCTCTTGGTTGTGATCCTGCTGAGATCGTCGGGTTCGACACATTCTCTTCTGGCAAATCCTTCTGCTGCTTTTGTAAAATTCCCGTCCTCATCTACCGCGACTGACACAGGGGGGCCCATAACCGTCTCTTCAACCGCCTCCTGCTTTTCGTCGATATTACGAATAAGCACGACCAGGCGGTTGGGAGTCCCACTCACATAGATAGATCCGTACTTTATTCTTTCAGACTCAAGACCGTCACTGAACGATCCCTCAAGTTGTCTCAACGCCCCGTTAATATATCCACTCGGCAGGTTTTCACAGCCGATCTCGATAAGCAGCTCTTTTTTCATCGGCTTTCCTTTCTCCTGCTCTGCCCGTCACCACGCAGCAGGGGGAATCCAAGTTCCTCCCTCTGCTTCACATAATTGAAGGCTGTCTTTCGCGCGAGGTCCCTGATCCTGCTTATATAGCTCGTTCTTTCCGTTACGCTGATTGCCCCTCTTGCATCGAGGATATTGAATATATGTGAACACTTCAGCACATAGTCGTAAGCAGGGAGGATCAGGTCCGCCTCAAGCATCCGCAACGCCTCTTTTTGATATTTTTCAAATATCTCGAAATAGAGTGATGGATCAGCAGCCTCGAAATGGAACGCACTGAATTCCTTCTCCGCTACTCTGTTCAATTCACCCCACTTGATCCCATTACCCCATTCTATCTCCATAATGTCATCGACATCCTGTATGTACATGCATATTCGTTCGAGTCCGTATGTGATCTCTGCTGATATCGGGTTCAGCTCAAGTCCCCCGGCCTGCTGAAAGTAAGTGAACTGTGTTATCTCCATCCCGTCCAACCAGACTTCCCATCCCAGGCCGGATGCTCCCAGAGTGGGAGATTCCCAGTCATCTTCGAGCAACCTTATATCATGTTTTGAAGAGTCGATACCGATCGCTTCCAGACTGGCGATATAAAGCGGAATGACGTTTTCCGGAGCTGGTTTCAAAATGACCTGGTACTGATTGAATTGTTGCACCCTGTTCGGATTCTCGCCATATCGGCCGTCTTTCGGTCTTTTGCTGGGTTCGATATAGGCGGCCTTCCACGGTTCAGGGCCGAGGACACGGAGAAAAGTGCCAGGATTCATAGTTCCCGCACCGACCTCGGAATTATAGGGGGTCATTATCAGACAGCCCTGTTCCAGCCAGAACTGTCCGAGTGTCGATACTAGTTCCTGGAATGTCAAACTCATTCAACTCCTTTTAAGATCTTCAAAGCGTTAGGCAGCCTGTATCCTTCAACATGAAAAACGAAGAACCTGTGAAGGACCCTGCCTATTTCCTGACGGATCACTCTGTCCAGTTTCGTTTCGGCCAGGCCACCTGTACCACTTTCGATCATCTCTCTCAGCAATCCTGCAGACTGGCTGGAAAGAGATATTCCGGCTTCCCCACACTCCGGGCATGAAACATAGCCACTGGAAGGATTAATCGTAATGCCTGATCCCGCAAGACTTTTTTTACATTTCGAACATTCATCCATAGCAGGAAATACACCTCCAAAACCAAGCATTCGCGCCTCCAGCGCGAAGAACAGCGTCCAGGGATCCTTGCACCGATCGAGACTCAGGATAAATTCTTCGAGCAGATCGAACAGGCCGCCGTCTGTACCAGCGTCCACCACCGCCCGATCGACCACTTCGAGTCCCGCCTGAAAGATACAGATACTTTCCAGGCAACCACTTTTCGAATCGAAAGCGTGGATGTCCGCAATTTCTTTCAGAAGCTGCAGAGACCTCTGCTCTTTTTCATAGAACAGTATCTCGGCTGTGTTCCCGGTTCGCAGACAACCGTAAAACTGACTCCCGGCTTTCCTGGCCCCTTTCGCAAGGAGGCTTACTTTGCCATGATATTTCGTCAAAGCTGTTGCGATGATGCTTGATTCACTATAATCGAAACTCTTGAGGATCACTGCGCGATCTCTCGATATCCCGCTCAAAGACTCCTCCAGTACGTCAACCAGTTCCGATCCAGTTCAGGAAGACCGTAGCTATACCGAGATATACAAGGATACCGACGATATCGTTCACCGTCGTTA includes:
- the glyS gene encoding glycine--tRNA ligase subunit beta; this translates as MKKELLIEIGCENLPSGYINGALRQLEGSFSDGLESERIKYGSIYVSGTPNRLVVLIRNIDEKQEAVEETVMGPPVSVAVDEDGNFTKAAEGFARRECVEPDDLSRITTKRGEYLAVVKKIKGKTTKEVLIDNIPEWISGIRFPKVMKWDDSNFLFARPVRWILAFHGGKVLPFKIGSVSSSSSTRLSPYFEEFTKIGGISEYFEFLKKNGIILDHEERKRRVSKMAGKTASGAGGRLVQDESLSGMVANLIESPVVMSGSFDPSFLGLPREVIVTALKSHQRYFSIEDENGDLLPSFVAFADGARKNKQKITRGYERVLQARLADARFYFMEDTSHPIEEMAAKLADIVWLEGLGTLEQKSERIERLSGWLGSTSGQSKGEHKENIARAAALLKADLASEMVKDGKEFTLLQGYIGREYSRISGEAEEVSMAIYEHYFPKYSGDRLPEGEAGTVLSLADRFDTIMGCWIQGLGPTGNQDPYALRRHAISILRIAIERKLEIDLPEAISRSCKEFSDLGLVPDDFDPEKVTGEVKELFSQRFITMLRSQDFDHDIVSSIMMSPWTIPFAARDMIGKLQEMRNDGSLGDFILAMKRVTNIIPKKMREKITFESGLKALRCLSEGKGDGCGFSQSLFTEKSETGLFASASEAGSRLLCLDLPREGRSSIKILAGLVPAINIFFDKVLINCEDSKTRENRIGLLKCLHSAFGLFCDYSLISGEQ
- the glyQ gene encoding glycine--tRNA ligase subunit alpha codes for the protein MSLTFQELVSTLGQFWLEQGCLIMTPYNSEVGAGTMNPGTFLRVLGPEPWKAAYIEPSKRPKDGRYGENPNRVQQFNQYQVILKPAPENVIPLYIASLEAIGIDSSKHDIRLLEDDWESPTLGASGLGWEVWLDGMEITQFTYFQQAGGLELNPISAEITYGLERICMYIQDVDDIMEIEWGNGIKWGELNRVAEKEFSAFHFEAADPSLYFEIFEKYQKEALRMLEADLILPAYDYVLKCSHIFNILDARGAISVTERTSYISRIRDLARKTAFNYVKQREELGFPLLRGDGQSRRKESR
- the recO gene encoding DNA repair protein RecO — its product is MSGISRDRAVILKSFDYSESSIIATALTKYHGKVSLLAKGARKAGSQFYGCLRTGNTAEILFYEKEQRSLQLLKEIADIHAFDSKSGCLESICIFQAGLEVVDRAVVDAGTDGGLFDLLEEFILSLDRCKDPWTLFFALEARMLGFGGVFPAMDECSKCKKSLAGSGITINPSSGYVSCPECGEAGISLSSQSAGLLREMIESGTGGLAETKLDRVIRQEIGRVLHRFFVFHVEGYRLPNALKILKGVE